A region of Pseudoalteromonas aliena SW19 DNA encodes the following proteins:
- a CDS encoding YkvA family protein: MSDNKFEKEFSENSFWDKTKNFAKVAGKIVLEPALKLYYSAQDSDTPIWAKTTVYSGLGYFISPIDAIPDITPIIGYSDDLGVLVAAFAAVAAYIKSEHAIKAKETLKQWFG, encoded by the coding sequence TTGTCAGATAATAAATTTGAAAAAGAGTTCAGCGAAAATAGTTTTTGGGATAAAACTAAAAACTTTGCGAAGGTTGCAGGAAAAATAGTCCTAGAACCAGCACTAAAGCTATATTACTCAGCTCAAGATTCAGACACACCGATTTGGGCTAAGACTACAGTTTATAGTGGGCTTGGATATTTTATCTCGCCAATAGACGCGATCCCTGATATTACACCTATCATAGGTTATTCTGATGATCTTGGTGTTTTAGTCGCAGCATTTGCGGCTGTAGCTGCTTATATTAAAAGTGAACATGCGATAAAAGCAAAAGAAACATTAAAACAATGGTTTGGATAA
- the bktB gene encoding beta-ketothiolase BktB — translation MAKFNNNSVVILSAVRTAIGGFGGSLKNFTPAELGTLCAKEAILRAKLSPVQIGSCVVGKVIHNGPKDAYLSRVIGLDAGLPISSHAVTLNRLCGSGLEAIIQAAQQIQLGDVDAALAGGAESMSSSGYTLESNRWGKKMGNSIMVDELTTTLQDPWDNNPMGITAENIAEKYNITRAQQDTYAAQSHHKASKAIIAGHFKEQIIAIEIKSRNSVHIFDTDEHVRADTTVKKLSTLPPYFKQNGTVTAATSSGINDAAAMLVLMSEQKAQKQGLKPLGRLVGYARAGVAPALMGTGPIPAVKQVLEKTGLTIDDMDVIESNEAFAVQALCVAHELNFPEHKVNPNGGAIALGHPVGATGAILSTKCLYELKRINGKYGLVTMCIGGGQGIAAIFEVL, via the coding sequence ATGGCAAAATTTAATAACAATAGCGTAGTTATATTAAGCGCAGTACGCACCGCTATAGGTGGTTTTGGTGGCAGTCTAAAAAATTTCACCCCTGCCGAACTTGGCACACTTTGCGCAAAAGAAGCCATTTTAAGAGCCAAACTGTCACCCGTTCAGATCGGCTCATGTGTAGTAGGTAAAGTAATACATAATGGCCCTAAAGATGCTTATCTATCGAGAGTTATTGGCTTAGACGCAGGATTACCTATCAGCAGTCACGCAGTGACACTCAACCGACTATGTGGCTCGGGTTTAGAAGCCATTATACAAGCAGCCCAGCAAATCCAATTAGGCGATGTAGATGCAGCTTTAGCAGGCGGAGCAGAAAGCATGAGCAGCTCTGGTTATACCTTAGAAAGTAACCGGTGGGGCAAAAAAATGGGTAATAGTATCATGGTGGATGAATTAACCACCACATTACAAGATCCGTGGGATAATAACCCAATGGGAATAACGGCTGAAAACATTGCAGAAAAGTATAATATTACTCGTGCGCAACAAGACACCTACGCAGCCCAAAGCCATCATAAAGCGTCGAAAGCTATTATCGCAGGGCATTTTAAAGAACAAATTATTGCTATAGAAATCAAATCAAGAAATAGCGTCCACATTTTTGATACTGACGAGCATGTTCGCGCTGATACAACGGTAAAAAAACTATCGACCTTACCACCCTATTTTAAACAAAATGGCACAGTAACAGCAGCAACATCATCCGGTATTAACGATGCAGCGGCAATGTTGGTACTTATGTCAGAACAAAAAGCGCAAAAGCAAGGCTTAAAGCCTCTGGGAAGATTAGTCGGTTATGCAAGAGCTGGTGTGGCCCCCGCATTAATGGGAACAGGGCCTATCCCAGCTGTAAAACAGGTATTGGAAAAAACAGGGTTAACAATCGACGATATGGATGTGATTGAGTCAAATGAAGCCTTTGCCGTACAAGCGTTGTGCGTAGCACACGAGCTAAATTTTCCTGAACACAAAGTAAATCCAAATGGCGGCGCAATTGCTTTAGGTCACCCTGTTGGCGCAACAGGCGCTATTTTATCTACCAAGTGCCTTTACGAACTTAAACGTATTAATGGTAAATACGGTTTGGTCACCATGTGTATTGGTGGCGGACAAGGTATTGCAGCCATTTTTGAAGTGCTTTGA